CTATGTCTCTTTTAAGTGGGAGAACATCTTTGTTTCACACAGTTTGGTATCTTAGAGCTAAATAACACTGTATGGTTTCTCAGCAGTCTTATCTATGCAGTCTCATTTGACTCCTCAGAATAACCCTGAGAGGCATATGGTATCCTCGTTATTATGCTTTGGAAACGGTGGCTTGGAGgttgtgacttgctcaaggtcatccCACTGGGAAGCAGAATCAACACTGAAATCAGAGCTCTTATGACACCAGTCCGGTGTTGTCTTGAGgaagaaacacagaaaatgaGCTACCAGTTCAGTGGGAGTAGTAGGGAAAGTCTTTCTGAAGAAAGTGAATGTTGAGTAGGTTTCATAAGAGCGGAAAAAGCAAACAATCTGAAGATGAGGCAGGACGCGGTGGAGGTGAGGGGGACTTCTAAGCAGGAAAAGGTCTCTGAAGGATAATTTCTTGGGCCCCTGAGCTAGGCCAGTGGTTCCTGACCTGAGCCGCCCTTCataatcacctgggaagctttttaaATCTCACCTGCtacagccccacccccagagattccAAGTCAGTAGATCTGAGGTggctatttgtattatttttatacctCTACGTGTTACTCTGATGTATAGCCTCTGTTGCAAACCATTAGGCATTGGAGAGCACAGTCTAggggttcttcttttttttctttttttcacttcttcttttctttttttttttttttattagtttctgctttataacaaagtgaatcagtcatacatatacatctgttcccacatctcttccctcttgcgtctccctccctcccaccctccctatcccacccctccaggccatcacaaagcaccgagctgatctccctgtgctatgtggctgcttcctaccttacgtttggcagtgtatatatgttcatgcctctctttcgctttgtcacagcttacccttccccctccccatatcctcaagtccattctcaagtaggtctgtgtctttattcctgttttacccctaggttcttcatgactttttttttcttaaattccatataggtgttagcatacggtatttgtctttctctttctgacttacttcactctgtaggacagactctatgtctatccacctcattacaaatagctcagtttcgtttctttttatggctgagtaatattccattgtatatatgcgccacatcttctttatccattcatccgatgatggacacttaggttgtttccatctccgggctattgtgaatagagctgcaatgaacattttggtacatgtctctttttgaattatggttttctcagggtatatgcctagtagtgggattgctgggtcatatggtagttctatttttagttttttaaggaacctccatactgttctccatagtggctgtgccaattcacattcccaccagcagtgcaagagggttcccttttctccacaccctctccagcatttattgtttctagatttcttgatgatggccattctgactggtgtgagatgatatctcattgtggttttgatttgcatttctctaatgattaatgatgttgagcattctttcatgtgtttgttggcagtctgtatatcttctttggagaaatgcctgtttaagtcttctgcccatttttggattgggttgtttgtttttttgctattgagctgcatgtaaggccagaaactatcaaactcttagaggaaaacataggcagaacactctatgacataaatcacagcaagatccttttggacccacctcctagggaaatggaaataaaaacaaagataaacaaatgggacctaatgaaacttcaaagcttttgcacagcaaaggaaaccataaacaagaccaaaagacaaccctcagaatgggagaaaatatttgcaaatgaagcaactgacaaaggattaatctccaaaattcacttCTTTTCTTAACCCTTGTGTGGAGGGCTGACTTTCAATAGGTCGCAGCGAGGGAGCTGCTCTGCTACGTACGAAACCCCGACCCAGAAGCAGGTCGTCTACGAATGGTGTAGCACCAGGTTCCCCACGAACGTGCGGTGCGTGACGGGCGAGGGGGCGGCCGCCTTTCCGGCCGCATCCCGTGTCCCAGGACGAAGAGCTCTCCGCACCGGACCCCGGTCCCGACGCGCGGCGGGGCGCGTCCTTAGTCCGTGGTGAAGTCAGAACTCGGTGCTCCCTCTCTTTGACTCACACCCTTGTCCACATTCGCCACTTTTGCTGACTCTTTGCCTCTGCATCCCAGCAGGGAGGAGCCCTGATGCCACAGTGCCTGCAACCCTTTCCCAAAGGCCCTGCGCACgaatgaagaagagaaatagaaaagcaaGGGGTCCAGACCGGCATTGAGGGAACTCAATACCAAGGCTTCTGCCCGCCACCTGGGGCTTACATTCATGTGGAACCCCACCAGGTGGGATATGTTATATGGCCCAAAGCACAGCAGGAAATTAAGGAGGGTCACCACAGCCAGCCCCACAGCTCGGCGCCGCTTCTGGGCCCCCACATGGGGCTGGGTGAGCATGATCTGCACGAAGCGCCAGTAGCAGAAGATGGTGACCGTCATGGGGATGAAGAAGAGGACGAGGAGCAGCTCCAGCCGTAGGCGAAGCACCACCTCCAGCTGCTCGTGGTTGAAGTTCTCACAGCAGGT
This genomic window from Mesoplodon densirostris isolate mMesDen1 chromosome 19, mMesDen1 primary haplotype, whole genome shotgun sequence contains:
- the LOC132480597 gene encoding free fatty acid receptor 2-like, translated to MLNLENSLILTAYIIIFLTGLPANLLALRTFVGRVHQPHPAPIHILLLSLTLADLLLLLLLPLKMMEAASDFLCYLPKLVCALMGFGFYSSIYCSTWLLAGISIERYLGVAFPVKYKLSRRPVYGVIAALISWIMSFGHCTTVIVLQYMNSTQRATNESSITCCENFNHEQLEVVLRLRLELLLVLFFIPMTVTIFCYWRFVQIMLTQPHVGAQKRRRAVGLAVVTLLNFLLCFGPYNISHLVGFHMNVSPRWRAEALVLSSLNAGLDPLLFYFSSSFVRRAFGKGLQALWHQGSSLLGCRGKESAKVANVDKGVSQREGAPSSDFTTD